Part of the Cuniculiplasma divulgatum genome, CAACAGAGAGTAGCCCTTGCGAGAGCAGTTATAAAAAGACCAAATATTCTTCTTCTGGATGAACCACTTTCAAATCTGGATGCAAAGGTAAGGGTTGATCTAAGAGATTATTTAAAGAGAATCCAGAGGGAATTTGAACTAACGGCAATACATGTAACGCATGATCAGGTAGAGGGGATGGCCCTTGGAGACAGCATGGTTATAATACATAAAGGCAAGATTGAGCAGACAGGCAATCCCGAAGAACTTTACAGACACCCAAAAACTAGATTTGTATCTGGTTTTGTTGGAGAGATCAATATTATTGATGGGAAGACTGCGACCATGCTTACAGGAATGAACATCGACACGGACACGGGAATAAGATATGAGGATATAGTGCCTGATCTGGCAGGTCCGTTCACAGGTAAGGTCGTTGAAAACCAGTTCATGGGATCGAGAAGAATGATAACCTTCCTTTATAACGACGTGCGAATGAGATGTTTTACGGAACGGGATCATCTCAGCAAGCTTCAGGGTGAAATCAAATTCAGGGTTGCCAGTGAGCACCTGATTATCTTTAAGGATCTTGAAGAGGAAGAAGAAAATTAATTTTTTACAAAATTTTCTATGAATGGTATAGCATCTTCCAATTGTTTGACAGTGAGATCAGCTTTTGAATCTCGCTGGTAATTCTGGATAAACACAGTTTTGAATCCCATTTCCATTGATGGTATGATATCATTTTTGTAATTATCTCCTATGCTCAATATGTCTTCTGATCTTATGTTTTCTGTAGTTAACAAATCATTCATAACATTTTTGAATGAATCTGGTTTTTTAGCAGAGCAAACTATTCGGTAAAAAAGATTCTTTATCCCAAAGTTTTCAAGTAATGGAATTACGTATTTCTCTGGAGTGTTTGTAAGTAATATGTGCCTTATTTCTTGCTTTTTTAGTATCTTTACTGCTGTACTCTGCAGGTTAATTTTAATCTTACCTTCATTCATTTTTTCTCTGGTTCTGGCAAAACACATGTCCATCTCTTCCCTGGATACAGAACCATTGGCTAGATTTGCAATAATGGCCCAGCCATCATCGCCTAC contains:
- a CDS encoding ABC transporter ATP-binding protein, with amino-acid sequence MSEIKIENLKKTFGNFTALDVPELTFNEKSYLTILGPSGSGKTTLLRIIAGLETADTGTMIVEGKDILNSPPWKRSIGLVFQNYALYPHLSVYQNIATPLIQLKMNQGEIDRKISEISNIMGLDDKLSKLPRELSGGQQQRVALARAVIKRPNILLLDEPLSNLDAKVRVDLRDYLKRIQREFELTAIHVTHDQVEGMALGDSMVIIHKGKIEQTGNPEELYRHPKTRFVSGFVGEINIIDGKTATMLTGMNIDTDTGIRYEDIVPDLAGPFTGKVVENQFMGSRRMITFLYNDVRMRCFTERDHLSKLQGEIKFRVASEHLIIFKDLEEEEEN
- a CDS encoding HAD family hydrolase, producing MFKKPIKVILWDFDGTIYHSEDSYREYAKCIESVMKNSDSFANKSMQVIKDKENKVGDDGWAIIANLANGSVSREEMDMCFARTREKMNEGKIKINLQSTAVKILKKQEIRHILLTNTPEKYVIPLLENFGIKNLFYRIVCSAKKPDSFKNVMNDLLTTENIRSEDILSIGDNYKNDIIPSMEMGFKTVFIQNYQRDSKADLTVKQLEDAIPFIENFVKN